One Streptomyces lincolnensis genomic region harbors:
- a CDS encoding glycoside hydrolase family 15 protein, producing MNSLIEDYALLSDLETAAMLGRDGSVDWLCLPRFDSPACLAALVGTADNGFWRVAPLGATGVCTRRSYRRDTLVLDTEWETAAGTVRVTDLMPPRSRHPCLVRVVEVISGAVTVRSDLRLRFHQGRIIPWTRRSERCSVAVAGPDAVWLGTDGPVTDRGTDGATVCDFTLTAGRRLTLTLVWAPSHRTGPPAPLGVPAETALKETGDFWRHWTAQCRYQGPWREAVVRSLITLKALTYAPTGGIVAAPTTSLPQRIGGERNWDHRYCWLRDSTLTLSCLLRSGYHEEATAWLGWLVRAVAGDPAHLQAVYGVAGQRLLPETEAPWLPGYEGSRPVRFGNAAMSQSQLDVHGEVLDTLCLSLRAGIEVPPHVWSLAKSLMGHLQAHWREPDQGLWQVRGPARQFVHSKVMAWVAADRALHLGALLGAEVPGSWSTMRDQVRGQVCRYGWDAGARSFVQAYGSSRLDASALLLPGLGFLPARDPRVRDTVRAMGALAHGGFLHRTSDGSSSGREGASVACSLWYAEALAAVGEPGRARDAFERVLSIRNDVGLLAEQWDPDHHRQLGNAPQAFSHLALVETAFALRDASPPR from the coding sequence ATGAACAGCCTGATTGAGGACTACGCCCTTCTCAGCGACCTGGAAACCGCCGCGATGCTCGGCCGGGACGGGTCCGTCGACTGGCTGTGCCTGCCCCGCTTCGACTCTCCCGCGTGTCTGGCGGCCCTGGTGGGCACGGCGGACAACGGCTTCTGGCGCGTGGCCCCGCTCGGCGCCACCGGTGTGTGCACACGACGCTCCTACCGCCGCGACACCCTCGTCCTGGACACCGAGTGGGAGACCGCCGCGGGAACCGTGCGGGTCACCGACCTCATGCCGCCCAGGTCCCGGCACCCCTGCCTGGTCAGGGTGGTCGAGGTGATCTCCGGAGCCGTGACCGTGCGCAGCGATCTGCGCCTGCGCTTCCACCAGGGCCGGATCATCCCCTGGACACGCCGCTCCGAGCGGTGCAGCGTCGCCGTCGCCGGCCCGGACGCCGTATGGCTCGGCACCGACGGCCCGGTCACGGACCGTGGCACGGACGGCGCCACGGTCTGCGACTTCACCCTCACCGCGGGCCGGCGGCTGACCCTGACCCTGGTCTGGGCCCCGTCGCACCGCACCGGCCCGCCCGCACCGCTCGGGGTGCCCGCCGAGACCGCGCTGAAGGAGACCGGCGACTTCTGGCGGCACTGGACCGCCCAGTGCCGCTACCAGGGACCCTGGCGCGAGGCCGTGGTGCGCTCCCTGATCACGCTCAAGGCGCTCACCTACGCCCCCACCGGCGGCATCGTGGCCGCACCGACCACCTCACTGCCCCAGCGCATCGGCGGAGAGCGCAACTGGGACCACCGGTACTGCTGGCTGCGCGACTCCACCCTCACCCTGTCCTGCCTCCTGCGCAGCGGCTACCACGAGGAGGCCACCGCCTGGCTGGGCTGGCTGGTGCGCGCCGTCGCCGGCGACCCCGCCCACCTCCAGGCCGTCTACGGCGTGGCCGGACAGCGACTGCTGCCCGAGACGGAGGCGCCCTGGCTGCCCGGCTACGAGGGCTCGCGCCCGGTGCGTTTCGGCAACGCGGCGATGAGCCAGAGCCAGCTCGACGTGCACGGCGAGGTGCTGGACACCCTGTGCCTGTCGCTGCGCGCGGGCATCGAGGTGCCCCCGCACGTGTGGAGCCTCGCCAAGTCCCTGATGGGCCACCTCCAGGCGCACTGGCGGGAGCCCGACCAGGGGCTGTGGCAAGTACGCGGTCCCGCCCGGCAGTTCGTGCACTCGAAGGTCATGGCCTGGGTGGCCGCCGACCGCGCCCTGCACCTCGGCGCCCTCCTCGGCGCGGAGGTCCCGGGCTCCTGGAGCACCATGCGCGACCAGGTGCGCGGCCAGGTGTGCCGGTACGGCTGGGACGCCGGAGCACGGTCCTTCGTCCAGGCCTACGGCTCCTCCCGGCTCGACGCCTCGGCCCTGCTGCTGCCCGGCCTCGGCTTCCTGCCGGCCCGCGACCCCCGGGTGCGGGACACCGTGCGCGCGATGGGCGCCCTGGCCCACGGCGGATTCCTGCACCGCACGTCCGACGGCTCGTCGTCCGGCCGCGAGGGCGCGTCGGTGGCGTGCTCCCTGTGGTATGCCGAGGCGTTGGCGGCCGTGGGCGAACCCGGCCGCGCCCGGGACGCCTTCGAGCGGGTGCTGTCGATCCGCAACGACGTCGGCCTGCTGGCCGAGCAGTGGGACCCCGACCACCACCGCCAACTCGGCAACGCTCCCCAGGCGTTCAGCCACCTCGCGCTGGTCGAGACGGCCTTCGCCCTGCGGGACGCGTCGCCACCCCGGTGA
- a CDS encoding chaplin: protein MIAVAVASGAMALSAPVYADSAAGGTAAGSPGLISGNTVQLPVHVPVNVCGNTVNVVGVLNPAAGNSCANVGEGTAGGETAPGGTTAGGGASAVGDGTDSPGVFSGNGVRLPVQLPVNVSGNSASVVGVGNAAVGNESVNTPGDRPDGPDGPDRPERPVRPTPEPAPPQPHPGPRHVPHHTPGALAHTGTDQALPVALGSAALILGGAVMYRRFRPRTVR, encoded by the coding sequence GTGATCGCCGTCGCCGTCGCCTCCGGCGCGATGGCGTTGAGCGCGCCCGTGTACGCGGACTCCGCGGCCGGCGGGACCGCGGCCGGATCGCCCGGGCTGATCTCCGGGAACACCGTGCAGCTCCCGGTGCACGTCCCGGTGAACGTGTGCGGCAACACCGTGAACGTGGTGGGGGTCCTCAACCCCGCCGCGGGCAACAGCTGCGCCAACGTCGGCGAGGGCACCGCCGGCGGCGAGACGGCCCCCGGCGGAACGACCGCGGGCGGTGGTGCGAGCGCCGTCGGTGACGGCACGGACTCCCCGGGCGTGTTCTCCGGCAACGGTGTGCGCCTGCCGGTCCAGCTGCCGGTGAACGTCAGCGGCAACAGCGCGAGCGTGGTCGGTGTCGGCAACGCGGCCGTCGGCAACGAGTCCGTGAACACCCCGGGGGACCGCCCGGACGGGCCCGACGGACCGGACCGCCCCGAGCGGCCCGTACGGCCGACGCCGGAACCGGCCCCGCCGCAGCCCCACCCCGGCCCCCGGCATGTCCCGCACCACACACCGGGCGCCCTGGCCCACACCGGAACCGACCAGGCCCTGCCCGTCGCCCTGGGCAGCGCGGCGCTCATCCTCGGCGGCGCCGTCATGTACCGGCGCTTCCGGCCACGGACGGTGCGCTGA
- the asnB gene encoding asparagine synthase (glutamine-hydrolyzing) — protein MCGITGWVSYDRDLRAEGATLDAMTETMACRGPDDRGVWAEGPAALGHRRLAIIDLPGGRQPMTASTPHGTVALVYSGETYNFTELRRELAGRGHHFGTDSDTEVVLRGYLEWGDAVAERLNGMYAFAVWDGRADKLVMIRDRMGIKPFYYRPTPDGVLFGSEPKAILANPLAPARVRLDGLRELFTMVKTPGHAVWDGMREVEPGTVVTVDRSGLRRRVYWELETRPHTDDRATTIATVRELLDDIVRRQLVADVPRCTLLSGGLDSSAMTALAARQLAEHGEKVRSFAVDFVGQSDHFVADDLRGTPDTPFVHDVARASDTEHQDIVLDAQALADPEIRAKVIRARDLPMGLGDMDASLYLLFRAIRDQSTVALSGESADEVFGGYLQFFDEEARNADTFPWLVQFGRHFGEDTEVLRPELMKKLDLGSYVADGYRTAVAGIRRLDGESDFEYRMRRICHLHLTRFVRILLDRKDRASMAVGLEVRVPFCDHRLVEYVYNTPWAMKSFDGREKSLLREATADLIPRSVYDRVKSPYPSTQDPKYAVALQDHAKDLLARPDHPVFDLVDRERLRQAAHRDTPVSTQAARRGLERTLDLALWLDLYEPEVLLED, from the coding sequence GGCCGGCCGCGCTCGGACACCGCAGGCTCGCGATCATCGACCTGCCCGGGGGCAGGCAGCCCATGACCGCCTCCACCCCGCACGGCACGGTCGCGCTCGTGTACTCGGGGGAGACCTACAACTTCACCGAGCTGCGCCGTGAACTCGCCGGGCGCGGCCACCACTTCGGCACCGACTCCGACACCGAGGTCGTCCTGCGCGGCTACCTCGAATGGGGCGACGCCGTGGCCGAGCGGCTCAACGGCATGTACGCCTTCGCCGTCTGGGACGGCCGCGCCGACAAGCTCGTCATGATCCGCGACCGCATGGGCATCAAGCCCTTCTACTACCGCCCGACCCCCGACGGCGTCCTGTTCGGCTCCGAGCCCAAGGCGATCCTCGCCAACCCCCTGGCCCCCGCCCGGGTACGCCTCGACGGTCTGCGCGAGCTGTTCACGATGGTCAAGACGCCCGGCCACGCCGTTTGGGACGGCATGCGCGAGGTCGAGCCCGGCACCGTCGTCACCGTCGACCGCTCGGGTCTGCGCCGCCGCGTCTACTGGGAGCTGGAGACCCGGCCCCACACCGACGACCGCGCCACCACCATCGCCACCGTCCGTGAACTGCTCGACGACATCGTGCGCCGCCAGCTCGTCGCCGACGTGCCCCGCTGCACCCTGCTCTCCGGCGGCCTCGACTCCTCCGCGATGACGGCACTGGCCGCCCGGCAGCTCGCCGAGCACGGGGAGAAGGTCCGCAGCTTCGCCGTCGACTTCGTCGGCCAGAGCGACCACTTCGTCGCCGACGACCTGCGCGGCACCCCCGACACCCCCTTCGTCCACGACGTGGCCCGCGCCTCCGACACCGAGCACCAGGACATCGTGCTCGACGCCCAGGCCCTCGCCGATCCCGAGATCCGCGCGAAGGTGATCCGCGCCCGCGACCTGCCGATGGGCCTCGGTGACATGGACGCCTCGCTGTACCTGCTGTTCCGGGCCATCCGCGACCAGTCCACGGTCGCCCTGTCCGGCGAATCCGCCGACGAGGTCTTCGGCGGCTACCTCCAGTTCTTCGACGAGGAGGCCCGAAACGCCGACACCTTCCCCTGGCTGGTGCAGTTCGGCCGGCACTTCGGCGAGGACACCGAGGTCCTGCGCCCGGAGCTGATGAAGAAGCTGGATCTCGGGTCCTACGTCGCCGACGGCTACCGCACCGCCGTCGCCGGCATCCGCCGCCTCGACGGCGAGAGCGACTTCGAGTACCGGATGCGCCGGATCTGCCACCTGCACCTGACCCGCTTCGTGCGCATCCTGCTCGACCGCAAGGACCGGGCCAGCATGGCCGTCGGCCTGGAGGTCCGCGTGCCGTTCTGCGACCACCGGCTCGTCGAGTACGTGTACAACACGCCCTGGGCCATGAAGTCCTTCGACGGCCGGGAGAAGAGCCTGCTCCGGGAGGCGACCGCGGATCTGATCCCCCGGTCCGTCTACGACAGGGTCAAGAGCCCCTACCCGTCCACCCAGGACCCCAAGTACGCGGTCGCCCTCCAGGACCACGCCAAGGACCTCCTCGCCCGGCCCGACCACCCCGTCTTCGACCTCGTCGACCGGGAACGACTCCGGCAGGCCGCCCACCGCGACACCCCCGTGAGCACCCAGGCGGCACGGCGCGGCCTGGAGCGCACCCTCGACCTGGCCCTGTGGCTCGACCTCTACGAGCCCGAGGTGCTGCTGGAGGACTGA
- a CDS encoding alpha/beta hydrolase, translated as MLAKLSTRSMARRRAMIAATGLTLAAAGLPALPANGSEPDLSRFYGQKVAWARCEGVEMPEDLQCGKVTVPLDYTKPHAGTLDLALARYRATGKPRGSLLLNFGGPGGAGVAELAAGGDEFMGLTEGYDVVGFDPRGVGRSSPVSCGDASTELDEDADLRTDPHAVLRQVRQAADTCAKHSGPVLPHIGTVNASRDLDVMRQALGDKKLNYLGFSYGTRLGAVYAAQFPKRVGRLVLDGVDTLTEPLSEQGVAGAAGQQRALEDFVTWCVKDIGCPFGTDARSAREDVVRLVESLDSDPVATDFGEEFTGQDLVGAISQALYSKELWPALERALASLVEDGDTRALLGFTGGISAPGGGVPGFRAATGTDGGLVDQDEVPVDNLPAALMAINCADDPDRPGADRIARDLGRLHATYEDASPVFGRYRLTEYLMCYGRPRGTDFIREKVRDVRTAKMLLVGTRGDPATPYRWTVETAERLGDAAVVLDNRSEGHTGYASSRCVHRKVDAFLLYGSLPPDGSSCGPEEDRD; from the coding sequence ATGCTGGCCAAGCTGTCGACGCGGTCCATGGCACGGCGCCGCGCGATGATCGCGGCGACGGGGCTGACCCTGGCCGCCGCGGGACTTCCGGCACTGCCGGCGAACGGCTCCGAGCCGGATCTGTCCCGCTTCTACGGCCAGAAGGTGGCCTGGGCGCGGTGCGAGGGCGTGGAGATGCCCGAGGATCTCCAGTGCGGCAAGGTCACCGTCCCCCTCGACTACACGAAGCCGCACGCGGGCACCCTGGATCTGGCGCTGGCCCGCTACCGGGCGACGGGGAAGCCGCGCGGTTCGCTGCTGCTGAACTTCGGCGGCCCCGGCGGCGCGGGTGTCGCCGAACTCGCCGCCGGAGGCGATGAGTTCATGGGATTGACCGAGGGCTACGACGTGGTGGGCTTCGACCCGCGCGGGGTCGGCAGATCCTCACCGGTGAGCTGCGGGGACGCCTCGACGGAACTGGACGAGGACGCCGACCTGCGCACCGATCCGCACGCTGTGCTCCGCCAGGTGCGGCAGGCGGCCGACACGTGCGCGAAGCACTCCGGACCCGTCCTGCCCCACATCGGCACGGTGAACGCCTCGCGCGACCTGGACGTGATGCGCCAGGCCCTCGGCGACAAGAAGCTCAACTACCTCGGTTTCTCCTACGGAACGCGCCTGGGCGCGGTGTACGCGGCCCAGTTCCCCAAGAGGGTCGGCCGCCTGGTGCTCGACGGCGTGGACACCCTCACCGAGCCGCTGTCCGAGCAGGGCGTGGCGGGCGCCGCGGGACAGCAGAGGGCGCTGGAGGACTTCGTCACCTGGTGCGTGAAGGACATCGGCTGCCCCTTCGGTACGGACGCCCGCTCGGCCCGGGAGGACGTCGTACGGCTCGTCGAGTCACTCGACTCGGACCCGGTGGCGACGGACTTCGGGGAGGAGTTCACCGGGCAGGATCTCGTGGGGGCCATCAGCCAGGCCCTGTACAGCAAGGAGTTGTGGCCCGCGCTGGAGCGGGCGCTCGCCTCGCTGGTCGAGGACGGGGACACCCGGGCGCTGCTCGGATTCACCGGCGGCATATCCGCGCCGGGCGGTGGTGTGCCCGGGTTCCGTGCGGCCACCGGGACGGACGGTGGTCTCGTCGACCAGGACGAGGTGCCGGTCGACAACCTTCCGGCGGCCCTGATGGCGATCAACTGCGCCGACGATCCCGACCGTCCCGGCGCCGACCGGATCGCCCGGGACCTCGGCCGGCTGCACGCCACGTACGAGGACGCCTCCCCGGTGTTCGGCCGCTACCGGCTCACCGAGTACCTGATGTGCTACGGCCGCCCCAGGGGCACCGACTTCATCCGCGAGAAGGTGCGTGACGTGCGCACCGCGAAGATGCTCCTGGTGGGCACGCGCGGCGATCCGGCGACCCCGTACCGCTGGACCGTGGAGACGGCCGAGCGGCTCGGTGACGCGGCCGTGGTGCTCGACAACCGGAGCGAGGGACACACCGGTTACGCCTCCTCCAGGTGCGTGCACCGCAAGGTCGACGCGTTCCTGCTGTACGGCTCGCTCCCGCCCGACGGCAGCTCCTGCGGGCCCGAGGAGGACCGCGACTGA
- a CDS encoding methyltransferase yields MTTHNDDVDWDRWPVADYLAENYREVHPSDAAVIAHHSAFYRRLAPGSVGRSVEFGAGPNLYPLILASAASRHIDAVEAGRSNVAYLERQIVCGPEASWLPFHALCRRLNPALPATLAGSLARVDVVHADVRELAPRGYDLASMHFVAEGATEDFAEFAAFCRSFVRCVVPGGLLVAAFMENMPTYRIGPASRWPGCPVDPDTVREVFAPLTRELTVTRIDADPTLPDYGDSGMVLLTGVATRPAGRRPSRPARGG; encoded by the coding sequence ATGACCACCCACAACGACGACGTGGACTGGGACCGTTGGCCGGTCGCCGACTATCTCGCGGAGAACTACCGGGAGGTGCATCCCTCGGACGCCGCGGTCATCGCCCACCATTCGGCGTTCTACCGCCGGCTCGCGCCGGGCAGTGTCGGCCGCTCGGTGGAGTTCGGGGCCGGACCGAACCTGTATCCGCTGATTCTGGCGTCCGCGGCGAGCCGTCACATCGACGCCGTGGAGGCGGGCCGCAGCAATGTCGCCTATCTGGAACGGCAGATCGTGTGCGGGCCCGAGGCCAGCTGGCTGCCCTTCCACGCGCTGTGCCGGCGGCTGAACCCGGCTCTGCCCGCGACCCTGGCGGGATCGCTGGCGCGGGTGGACGTGGTGCACGCCGATGTACGGGAGCTCGCACCGCGCGGGTACGACCTGGCGTCCATGCACTTCGTCGCGGAGGGCGCGACCGAGGACTTCGCCGAGTTCGCGGCCTTCTGCCGGTCGTTCGTGCGCTGTGTGGTGCCGGGCGGGCTGCTGGTGGCGGCCTTCATGGAGAACATGCCGACCTATCGGATCGGGCCCGCCTCGCGCTGGCCGGGCTGCCCGGTCGATCCGGACACGGTCAGGGAGGTGTTCGCGCCCCTGACCCGCGAGCTGACGGTGACCCGTATCGACGCCGACCCCACCCTGCCGGACTACGGCGACTCGGGGATGGTGCTGCTCACCGGGGTGGCGACGCGTCCCGCAGGGCGAAGGCCGTCTCGACCAGCGCGAGGTGGCTGA